From one Mya arenaria isolate MELC-2E11 chromosome 4, ASM2691426v1 genomic stretch:
- the LOC128231677 gene encoding FACT complex subunit SSRP1-like isoform X2 produces the protein MELRFHIPPDQNNQESDNVSEFYDQVMKNADIIQATGDAVCVFPEVQCLTPRGRYDIKMYTTYLQFHGKTFDYKIPYTSVLRLFLLPHKDGRQIFFVVSLDPPIKQGQTRYHFLILLFSKDDEMTLECGLGDELEERYEGKLQKEMTGLEYEIVSKVFKAVTTRKITVPGSFIGHSGSPAIGCSYKAATGLLYPLERGFIFVHKPPVHIRFDEVAAVNFGRSSGSNRSFDFDVETKAGTVYTFSNIEKDEYGKMFEFAKNKTLRMKNIGNKKAKDMTNYEDESDEEAGAHDAYLERMKAEGKDRDSDAFDDDSDSSDEDFKPEDSASDVAEEYDSNPPTSSDESEEEPENSNDDEETKALKRAEKEKRQQERREKREKHEKSKAAKAAREGSSPKTKTKTKKKSKEEKDPNKPKRPQTAYFIWFIEQRAKIKEKHPDFSVVDISKKAGEMWGKMTNEEKEPYNEKNREAKKEYDIAMKEYNKNLKDEGGPPRPKSSSKSKQKPSPKKPTDTKAGSGSAYKSKEFISDVESSSDDSDEDDKPLKKLKREKMEVDEDSGSGSGSEEEKPSGVKRRSQRKDGEESDVGELPDDEEILSSPEHSEPGSPAGSDSGSGSGSGSGSDSN, from the exons ATGGAGCTACGATTTCACATACCCCCTGATCAGAACAACCAAGAATCAGATAATGTCTCT GAGTTCTATGATCAAGTAATGAAGAATGCTGACATAATCCAGGCAACTGGAGATGCCGTGTGTGTCTTCCCTGAGGTCCAGTGTCTTACTCCAAG AGGTCGCTATGACATCAAGATGTACACAACTTACCTGCAGTTCCATGGTAAAACGTTTGATTACAAAATTCCCTACACATCGGTGCTCAGACTTTTTCTGCTGCCTCATAAAGATGGCAGGCAGATCTTCTTTGTG GTGAGCCTGGACCCACCTATCAAGCAGGGCCAAACCAGATACCACTTCCTTATCCTGCTCTTCTCCAAGGATGATGAGATGACCCTGGAGTGTGGCCTCGGAGA TGAGTTAGAGGAGAGATATGAGGGGAAGCTCCAGAAGGAGATGACTGGTCTGGAGTACGAGATTGTAAGCAAGGTGTTCAAGGCTGTCACAACACGCAAAATCACAGTCCCCGGAAGCTTTATCGG ACATTCAGGGTCACCTGCTATTGGGTGTTCCTACAAGGCAGCCACAGGTTTGCTGTACCCTCTGGAGCGTGGCTTCATCTTTGTGCACAAGCCCCCTGTCCATATTCGCTTTGACGAGGTCGCAGCGGTCAACTTCGGTCGCAGTTCTGGTAGCAACCGCTCATTTGACTTTGATGTAGAAACAAAAGCTGGAACTGTTTACACGTTCTCTAACATTGAAAA AGATGAGTATGGAAAGATGTTTGAGTTCGCAAAGAACAAGACTCTCAGAATGAAGAATATTGGCAATAAGAAG GCAAAGGACATGACCAACTACGAGGATGAGTCGGACGAGGAAGCCGGGGCCCATGATGCTTATCTGGAGAGAATGAAGGCCGAGGGCAAAGACAGGGACAGCGACGCCTTTGATGATGACAGCGACTCATCTG ACGAGGATTTCAAACCAGAAGATTCTGCAAGTGACGTGGCTGAAGAGTATGACAGTAACCCACCAACGTCATCTGATGAGTCTGAAGAG GAGCCTGAGAACAGCAACGATGATGAGGAGACGAAGGCCCTGAAGAGAGCCGAGAAAGAGAAACGCCAACAGGAGCGGAGAGAAAAACGAGAGAAGCATGAAAAGTCCAAGGCCGCTAAGGCTGCG CGTGAAGGCTCTAGCCCGAAGACGAAAACCAAGACCAAGAAAAAAAGCAAGGAAGAGAAAGATCCTAATAAGCCAAAGCGTCCCCAGACTGCATACTTCATCTGGTTTATTGAGCAAAGGGCTAAGATTAAGGAGAAACATCCAGACTTCTCGGTCGTGGATATCTCCAAGAAGGCTGGAGAGATGTGGGGCAAAATGACCAATGAGGAAAAAGAG CCATACAATGAAAAGAACAGAGAAGCGAAAAAGGAGTATGATATTGCTATGAAGGAATACAACAAGAACCTTAAAGATGAAGGTGGACCTCCGAGGCCAAAATCAAG CTCCAAGTCCAAGCAGAAACCAAGCCCGAAGAAGCCGACAGACACAAAAGCAGGGTCAGGCTCTGCATATAAGAGTAAGGAGTTTATCTCTGATGTGGAGTCATCATCTGACGACTCCGATGAGGATGATAAACCACTGAAg AAGTTAAAGCGTGAGAAGATGGAAGTTGACGAGGATTCTGGGTCGGGGTCCGGCTCCGAGGAAGAGAAGCCATCGGGGGTCAAGCGGAGATCACAGAGAAAGGATGGGGAGGAGTCAGATGTCGGCGAA CTGCCGGATGATGAAGAGATTCTGAGCTCTCCTGAACATTCTGAGCCTGGTTCCCCGGCGGGTAGTGACTCAGGTTCTGGCTCCGGTTCTGGGTCTGGATCTGACTCGAACTGA
- the LOC128231677 gene encoding FACT complex subunit SSRP1-like isoform X1, protein MSDYQEYPDIVQEVRGALNPGRLKLQGNSIVFRNQKTGRSDQFHGTDIEKVQWLKRARGYCLKILLHSGHIHRFDGFKESDQEKLSSFVSRNYDVKLEPVDLSVKGWNWGQAKFEGNGLNFLIDNNLAFEIPLNNVCQATPAKSEITLEFHQNDDAAVSLMELRFHIPPDQNNQESDNVSEFYDQVMKNADIIQATGDAVCVFPEVQCLTPRGRYDIKMYTTYLQFHGKTFDYKIPYTSVLRLFLLPHKDGRQIFFVVSLDPPIKQGQTRYHFLILLFSKDDEMTLECGLGDELEERYEGKLQKEMTGLEYEIVSKVFKAVTTRKITVPGSFIGHSGSPAIGCSYKAATGLLYPLERGFIFVHKPPVHIRFDEVAAVNFGRSSGSNRSFDFDVETKAGTVYTFSNIEKDEYGKMFEFAKNKTLRMKNIGNKKAKDMTNYEDESDEEAGAHDAYLERMKAEGKDRDSDAFDDDSDSSDEDFKPEDSASDVAEEYDSNPPTSSDESEEEPENSNDDEETKALKRAEKEKRQQERREKREKHEKSKAAKAAREGSSPKTKTKTKKKSKEEKDPNKPKRPQTAYFIWFIEQRAKIKEKHPDFSVVDISKKAGEMWGKMTNEEKEPYNEKNREAKKEYDIAMKEYNKNLKDEGGPPRPKSSSKSKQKPSPKKPTDTKAGSGSAYKSKEFISDVESSSDDSDEDDKPLKKLKREKMEVDEDSGSGSGSEEEKPSGVKRRSQRKDGEESDVGELPDDEEILSSPEHSEPGSPAGSDSGSGSGSGSGSDSN, encoded by the exons ATGAGTGACTACCAAGAGTATCCAGACATTGTACAGGAGGTCAGAGGAGCGTTG AACCCTGGCCGCCTGAAACTCCAAGGAAACAGTATTGTGTTTAGAAACCAGAAGACAGGACGATCTGACCAGTTTCATGGCACAGACATAGAAAAGGTGCAGTGGCTCAAACGGGCTCGTGGATACTGTCTCAAGATTCTCCTTCACAGTGGACACATTCACAGATTTGATGGATTCAAGGAATCC GATCAAGAGAAGTTGTCATCATTTGTGTCCAGGAACTATGATGTTAAACTGGAACCTGTGGATCTCTCTGTGAAAGGCTGGAACTGGGGACAGGCCAAGTTTGAAG GTAATGGTCTAAACTTTCTGATTGACAACAACCTGGCATTTGAGATTCCTTTGAACAACGTATGCCAGGCGACCCCAGCCAAAAGTGAGATCACACTGGAGTTTCACCAGAATGACGACGCTGCTGTATCGCTAATGGAGCTACGATTTCACATACCCCCTGATCAGAACAACCAAGAATCAGATAATGTCTCT GAGTTCTATGATCAAGTAATGAAGAATGCTGACATAATCCAGGCAACTGGAGATGCCGTGTGTGTCTTCCCTGAGGTCCAGTGTCTTACTCCAAG AGGTCGCTATGACATCAAGATGTACACAACTTACCTGCAGTTCCATGGTAAAACGTTTGATTACAAAATTCCCTACACATCGGTGCTCAGACTTTTTCTGCTGCCTCATAAAGATGGCAGGCAGATCTTCTTTGTG GTGAGCCTGGACCCACCTATCAAGCAGGGCCAAACCAGATACCACTTCCTTATCCTGCTCTTCTCCAAGGATGATGAGATGACCCTGGAGTGTGGCCTCGGAGA TGAGTTAGAGGAGAGATATGAGGGGAAGCTCCAGAAGGAGATGACTGGTCTGGAGTACGAGATTGTAAGCAAGGTGTTCAAGGCTGTCACAACACGCAAAATCACAGTCCCCGGAAGCTTTATCGG ACATTCAGGGTCACCTGCTATTGGGTGTTCCTACAAGGCAGCCACAGGTTTGCTGTACCCTCTGGAGCGTGGCTTCATCTTTGTGCACAAGCCCCCTGTCCATATTCGCTTTGACGAGGTCGCAGCGGTCAACTTCGGTCGCAGTTCTGGTAGCAACCGCTCATTTGACTTTGATGTAGAAACAAAAGCTGGAACTGTTTACACGTTCTCTAACATTGAAAA AGATGAGTATGGAAAGATGTTTGAGTTCGCAAAGAACAAGACTCTCAGAATGAAGAATATTGGCAATAAGAAG GCAAAGGACATGACCAACTACGAGGATGAGTCGGACGAGGAAGCCGGGGCCCATGATGCTTATCTGGAGAGAATGAAGGCCGAGGGCAAAGACAGGGACAGCGACGCCTTTGATGATGACAGCGACTCATCTG ACGAGGATTTCAAACCAGAAGATTCTGCAAGTGACGTGGCTGAAGAGTATGACAGTAACCCACCAACGTCATCTGATGAGTCTGAAGAG GAGCCTGAGAACAGCAACGATGATGAGGAGACGAAGGCCCTGAAGAGAGCCGAGAAAGAGAAACGCCAACAGGAGCGGAGAGAAAAACGAGAGAAGCATGAAAAGTCCAAGGCCGCTAAGGCTGCG CGTGAAGGCTCTAGCCCGAAGACGAAAACCAAGACCAAGAAAAAAAGCAAGGAAGAGAAAGATCCTAATAAGCCAAAGCGTCCCCAGACTGCATACTTCATCTGGTTTATTGAGCAAAGGGCTAAGATTAAGGAGAAACATCCAGACTTCTCGGTCGTGGATATCTCCAAGAAGGCTGGAGAGATGTGGGGCAAAATGACCAATGAGGAAAAAGAG CCATACAATGAAAAGAACAGAGAAGCGAAAAAGGAGTATGATATTGCTATGAAGGAATACAACAAGAACCTTAAAGATGAAGGTGGACCTCCGAGGCCAAAATCAAG CTCCAAGTCCAAGCAGAAACCAAGCCCGAAGAAGCCGACAGACACAAAAGCAGGGTCAGGCTCTGCATATAAGAGTAAGGAGTTTATCTCTGATGTGGAGTCATCATCTGACGACTCCGATGAGGATGATAAACCACTGAAg AAGTTAAAGCGTGAGAAGATGGAAGTTGACGAGGATTCTGGGTCGGGGTCCGGCTCCGAGGAAGAGAAGCCATCGGGGGTCAAGCGGAGATCACAGAGAAAGGATGGGGAGGAGTCAGATGTCGGCGAA CTGCCGGATGATGAAGAGATTCTGAGCTCTCCTGAACATTCTGAGCCTGGTTCCCCGGCGGGTAGTGACTCAGGTTCTGGCTCCGGTTCTGGGTCTGGATCTGACTCGAACTGA
- the LOC128232360 gene encoding uncharacterized protein LOC128232360, whose protein sequence is MWAIISPIVCLAVFVATATSFSIERRQSAASKSLLDMGFALSELPSPSAQEVQLSRQRRQTTNDVIEFTMNTTMNSHIEWNTVEMTQNDQSYVSRTNFPGGDIQKCPLSVANGQEDPIHFRSTCPWYYVTDHDPSRFPTTILKAKTPCMYCVGNPSLECVPLKKSITVLQKSPTAELDGSFKFFEKEQEVTMGFTCASPRNAINAADTTTASPANDIWA, encoded by the coding sequence ATGTGGGCTATCATATCGCCAATTGTATGCCTGGCAGTCTTTGTCGCAACTGCAACATCATTTTCAATCGAGCGCCGACAGAGTGCAGCATCTAAGTCGTTGCTGGACATGGGGTTTGCGTTATCCGAACTACCCTCCCCATCGGCGCAGGAGGTTCAATTATCGAGACAGAGACGCCAAACCACCAATGATGTGATCGAGTTTACTATGAACACTACAATGAACTCACACATTGAATGGAACACAGTTGAAATGACACAGAATGACCAATCCTACGTTAGCAGGACTAATTTCCCTGGCGGAGACATCCAAAAATGTCCGCTGAGTGTAGCCAATGGACAAGAAGACCCTATCCATTTCCGGTCCACGTGCCCGTGGTACTACGTCACCGACCATGACCCTTCCCGCTTCCCAACCACCATTCTGAAAGCAAAGACGCCATGTATGTACTGCGTAGGAAACCCGTCGTTGGAATGTGTTCCTTTGAAGAAAAGCATTACAGTTCTCCAGAAGTCACCGACAGCAGAGCTTGACGGAAGCTTTAAATTTTTCGAAAAGGAGCAAGAAGTTACCATGGGATTTACGTGCGCGAGTCCACGAAATGCCATTAATGCCGCGGACACTACAACGGCGAGCCCTGCAAACGACATTTGGGCTTAG